The Flavobacterium sp. K5-23 genome segment AGGTAATTCATTAAAATAGGGATGTCTTGGCCTAGATTTCTAAACTTGATGTCCTTTTTGTTTAGATTACTGAAACTTACAGGCGTTTTCTCAGTAACACGAACAGCCGAAACCAAAACCTCATCGAGTTTATTGATTTTAGTGGTGTCTTTTACTTGAGAAAAAGAAGATAGAGAACAGAAAATAGAAAATAGAAATAAGAAAAATGTCCTGTGATTTACACTTTTTTGCAACTTTGAGACTTTGCTCCCGAAATTTCGAGATTGAGACTTTGCAACTTTGAGACTAATAATAGTATTCATCCGTAAAAGATAATTACGAATAAAAGGGGCAATTATTCTTTTTGTTAATTGAATATTGATTGTTTCCTAGGACAAACAAATCGCATGAATGCAATAAATTTATCATTTTTTCCCTTGACAACATTACTCGTCCAGGTTCGTTGGGTATAATCTCAGCTCGTTATTTAGAGCACCCCTTTGAGACGGGGCAAATTTATAAAAGATTTTAAATAAAACACCTAATATAAAATTTAATATTAAACTTATTTAAAAGCTCGTTTTCTATTGAAATAAAACTAGGCTTTTGAAAGAATCGTTTTTAAATCTAAACCTTTAATGGGTTTATTCATATAGCCCTGAACAAATGGATAAACCATAGCCTTTTCCCTGTCACCATCAGAAATTGAACTTGTAACAATAACGACTTTTAAATTATGTGAAAATGAATTTAACCTTTCCAGCAGTTGGAAACCATCCATAACTGGCATATTTAAATCTAATAAAATTACAGTGTTCTCTAGTCTGCCACAATTCTCATTAATAAAATTTAAAGCAACATCCGATTTAACATAACTTGCTATTGAACTACTGTTGAAATGTTTTTTAATTTCGAATTCAATTAAAAACAACATTATTTTATCGTCATCTATCAATATAAAATTTGGATTTCCCATACTTAAAATTCTATTTTCACTGTGGTACCTTTACCTATATTACTTTCGATTTTAATTGTGCCATTGTGATTTTCAACAATCAATTTAGTCAAGTACAGTCCAATTCCTGTACCTGCATTCTCATGATGGTAGCGTTTAAACGGTTTGAAAAGGTTCTCTTTTTGAAAACCAGAGTCAAACCCAATACCATTATCCTTTATTAAGATAGACCTAATTCCTTTATCTAAATGAGTACTAATTTCAATATGCTTTATTATGTCAGGATTATCCGAAGCATATTTAACAGCGTTGCTTAAAATATTTTGCAAAATACTTTTTAAATGTATGACTGAAATTAAAAAAGTAGGACATTCAGAGAAATCAGCTTTAACCTCTATGTCCTTTTTATCAATAAGATAGTTAAGTTGTAAAATTACATCGTTAAAAACAGGCTCGATATTTTGTTCAATTTTGGCCTCTTTTGTTAAACTTTCTTTTTGTTTAATAACTGTAGTCAAACTATCTATCGTTGTTTTCATCAAATCTACACTGGCACAAGCGTAACCAATCATCTCAGAATTTAAATCCGGGTCAATATTCTCCTCTTTCATATGACACAGTAATCCTTCAAGATTTGTCAAAGGGCTTCTAAGATCATGGGAAGCTATTAAAGTCAATTGTGTTAATTCATTATTGTTTTCAACCAATTTTTTATCAACTATGATTCTTTTTTTTAATTCTAAAACTAATTTTTGGTTTTTATCAAATAAATTCTTCCCAACCTTGTTTAAAATGTTATTAAAAATAAAAGACAGAATCGATATCATCAAAACGGAAATTAATATTAAATAGAATATAGTTCTCTTCAAGTCATCCAAATGAATTGAATTATCATGTAACACGAAAACACGACCATATTCTTTTTTATCAAAATTAAGCAAAGACAATGATTTTGAAAAATAGTCAATGCCATTCAGTTTTAAAGTAGTTATTGAGTCTAATTTTATTTTTTCTTCAATTAAACCTTTATCAAATTTAGTTTTACTAGGAAGAGTTGACCAATCTAAAAGTAGGGTGTCTTTCCCTTTTATAAACAAACCAAACTTTTCAGTCTTATCTTTATCAAAATTTATATTAAAACCATTTTTCTTAGAAAAAAAAAGAAAATCCATATGGGTTTGCTTTGAAGTTTCTTCTAATATTTTATTAAAATTCTTCCCAACAACTACGTATCCCACAACTTTTTGAGCAGCATCCCGCACTGGTATAACTACTTTTAAAGTTACATTAGAATATGTTCCTGAACCAATATGAAAAAAGCTTGTTCCAGAATTAGAAGCTTTTTTAAATACATCTAGTTGAGATATGTTTTCGCCAAATTGATTTGGGAGGTGGTTTCTATATATTAGAATCCCTTTATCTGAAATAAAATTTAACAAATCGGGTTTTAAATCTAAATGCGTTTTTTTATAGGATTCTGAAATTTCCTGTAATTGCAATCGATTATTTGATTTTAAGGCCTCAATGACAGATTCGTTTCTACTCAATCTATCAAGATATAACTTTAGATTTAAAGCTTCTGATTGAATTTTATCTTCGAGCATCTTGTCAATATTTTGATACTCAAACGAAACCTCTTTTTCAATTGCAGTCTTTTGTAAAAAATAAATACTAATCAGCGATACCGATATAAAAGTAATCGCAAACAAAAAAAAGGGAATAAAAATAGACTTTTTAAGACCTCTAATGGCGACTAATTTTTTTAATATTTGCTTCAGGCTTCTCTCCATTTCTTTTTTTAACTCAAAAAGTATATTATTAATTGAACTACAAAAAACATTAATTATGATGCTTTTGATATTGATAAATAAATTACGTTTTTCAAATGTAAAACATATTTGAAACATATTATCCAAGAGAGCAATTTAACATATTTAGCGTTGAATATTCAAAAAAAAAAAAATACAGCGTAACTCTTATTTCACAATTAACAAACCAAATTAAGTAAAATAATCACATACTCCTAATTTTAATTGTTGTAATATCAATAAATTCATGTCATTATAGGCAATAAACATACGGGATTTTAAATAATAATTACAATCAAAAACACCTTAAATAATAAATTTATAATTCAACACTTTATATAAATTTCAAGTTACAGTTAATCCAAATCAGGTTTTTTTCTGTTTTGCTTAACCTGAGACACGTTTTTTTTATTTTTAATTCGCTTTCTAATGGCGGATTTTGGTAT includes the following:
- a CDS encoding response regulator, producing the protein MGNPNFILIDDDKIMLFLIEFEIKKHFNSSSIASYVKSDVALNFINENCGRLENTVILLDLNMPVMDGFQLLERLNSFSHNLKVVIVTSSISDGDREKAMVYPFVQGYMNKPIKGLDLKTILSKA
- a CDS encoding ATP-binding protein, encoding MLEDKIQSEALNLKLYLDRLSRNESVIEALKSNNRLQLQEISESYKKTHLDLKPDLLNFISDKGILIYRNHLPNQFGENISQLDVFKKASNSGTSFFHIGSGTYSNVTLKVVIPVRDAAQKVVGYVVVGKNFNKILEETSKQTHMDFLFFSKKNGFNINFDKDKTEKFGLFIKGKDTLLLDWSTLPSKTKFDKGLIEEKIKLDSITTLKLNGIDYFSKSLSLLNFDKKEYGRVFVLHDNSIHLDDLKRTIFYLILISVLMISILSFIFNNILNKVGKNLFDKNQKLVLELKKRIIVDKKLVENNNELTQLTLIASHDLRSPLTNLEGLLCHMKEENIDPDLNSEMIGYACASVDLMKTTIDSLTTVIKQKESLTKEAKIEQNIEPVFNDVILQLNYLIDKKDIEVKADFSECPTFLISVIHLKSILQNILSNAVKYASDNPDIIKHIEISTHLDKGIRSILIKDNGIGFDSGFQKENLFKPFKRYHHENAGTGIGLYLTKLIVENHNGTIKIESNIGKGTTVKIEF